One Qiania dongpingensis genomic window carries:
- the nikB gene encoding nickel ABC transporter permease: MIKFLARKTGMLILIFIGITFLSFCLTYLSPSDPAEIKLNKTGVPPTEELLEQTRKEMGLDRPLLIRYGDWLLDMMKGDMGTSIRNGKPVVSELKKALPQTAALTFVSMAAVLLISIPFGVLCARFKDGPFDIAVRFVTYLFASLPSFFLALVFLYLFSVKLGWFPVIAPKGIRGIIMPALVLALTLSAWYIRQVRTIVLDELSKEYIAGSRARGVPERQILFSHVLRNAMLPITTLVGVSLAGMLGGTTIVENVFSWPGLGQLAMEAITARDYPVIQGYVVWMALIFLLVNFLVDLSYGWIDPKVRR; this comes from the coding sequence ATGATCAAATTTCTGGCGAGAAAGACAGGGATGCTGATCCTCATTTTTATTGGGATCACGTTTCTTTCTTTCTGTCTTACTTATTTGTCTCCCAGCGATCCGGCTGAAATAAAATTGAACAAAACCGGAGTGCCGCCCACGGAGGAACTATTGGAGCAGACCAGGAAGGAAATGGGGCTGGACCGTCCTCTGCTGATCCGATATGGGGATTGGCTCCTTGATATGATGAAAGGAGATATGGGGACATCTATACGAAATGGGAAGCCGGTGGTTTCTGAGCTGAAAAAGGCGCTGCCGCAGACCGCCGCGCTTACATTTGTTTCCATGGCCGCGGTCCTGCTGATATCCATACCTTTCGGGGTGCTGTGCGCCAGATTCAAAGACGGTCCGTTTGATATTGCCGTCCGGTTTGTTACATATCTGTTCGCCTCCCTTCCCTCTTTTTTCCTGGCCCTTGTTTTTCTGTATCTGTTCAGTGTGAAGCTGGGATGGTTCCCGGTCATTGCACCAAAGGGGATCAGAGGGATCATCATGCCGGCGCTGGTGTTGGCGCTCACTTTAAGCGCCTGGTATATCCGGCAGGTTCGTACGATCGTTCTGGACGAGTTGTCGAAGGAATATATAGCCGGATCGAGGGCGAGGGGAGTCCCTGAGAGGCAGATTCTGTTTTCTCATGTTCTGAGAAACGCCATGCTGCCGATCACTACGCTGGTTGGGGTTTCTCTGGCCGGGATGCTGGGAGGGACTACCATTGTGGAAAATGTGTTTTCCTGGCCCGGCCTGGGGCAATTGGCCATGGAAGCCATCACTGCCAGGGACTATCCGGTCATTCAGGGTTATGTGGTATGGATGGCTCTCATATTCCTGCTGGTCAATTTCCTGGTGGACTTGTCCTACGGGTGGATCGATCCGAAGGTCAGAAGATGA
- the nikC gene encoding nickel transporter permease: MNKTKKRAAVLLFILAMILALAAAGRFLAPNDPYQTNLSQALKGPSAVYPFGTDNLGRCILSRILEGAAASVFSALTVVAVVFTFGTLIGLIAGYAGGWIDQALMKVTMVFQAFPSFILAVAVAGMLGPGLRNAMISLAVMYWTTYARLARSLVIQLKEEAYIKAAKMCGAKGRHIIFRHILPNMISPLMITAALDISNVTLSMAGLSFLGLGVQAPLAEWGLMISNGRPYLQTAPWCIFFPSLALFVVVVLFNLTGDCLRDAIDDRGEG, from the coding sequence ATGAATAAAACAAAAAAAAGAGCCGCGGTCCTGCTTTTTATACTGGCCATGATTCTGGCGCTGGCGGCGGCCGGACGTTTTTTAGCACCGAATGATCCGTATCAAACCAATCTTTCCCAGGCGCTTAAAGGGCCGTCTGCGGTATATCCGTTTGGAACCGACAATCTGGGACGCTGCATTTTGTCCAGGATACTGGAAGGCGCGGCGGCATCGGTTTTTTCCGCGCTGACCGTGGTCGCCGTCGTTTTTACATTTGGAACACTGATCGGTTTGATTGCGGGGTATGCCGGCGGGTGGATCGATCAGGCGCTCATGAAGGTCACGATGGTGTTTCAGGCGTTTCCCAGCTTTATCCTGGCGGTGGCAGTGGCCGGGATGCTGGGACCAGGGCTGAGAAACGCGATGATCTCTCTGGCCGTGATGTATTGGACCACCTATGCCCGGCTTGCCAGAAGCCTGGTCATACAGCTGAAGGAGGAGGCTTATATAAAAGCGGCGAAAATGTGCGGGGCGAAGGGACGTCATATCATATTCCGCCATATCCTTCCCAACATGATCTCTCCATTGATGATCACGGCGGCGCTGGATATCAGCAATGTGACCCTCAGCATGGCAGGCCTTTCCTTTCTGGGGCTTGGCGTACAGGCGCCTTTGGCGGAATGGGGGCTGATGATCAGCAATGGGAGGCCGTACCTGCAGACAGCTCCGTGGTGCATTTTCTTCCCCAGCCTGGCGCTGTTCGTGGTGGTGGTTTTGTTTAACCTGACCGGGGACTGTCTCCGGGATGCGATAGATGACAGGGGGGAGGGGTGA
- a CDS encoding ABC transporter ATP-binding protein, whose protein sequence is MIEVKNITVAYGSDTVVKNVSFAMKPGEVIGIVGESGSGKSTLLKSILGLLDSRAKVLGGEIRLNGKNLLEFPPARMRQIRGKEIAMVFQHPELSLDPVWTVGRSFYESIRVHREITKKEANVLGRKLLEALELGEPDKILSSYPFELSGGMCQRAAIAIAMANRPGILLADEPTSALDVTVQKQVIETMMQMRKEFGASILIVSHNIGVIAKMADFVGVMRRGQMVEWGTKEEVLYSPKQDYTKALIRAVPKMGGELPAAEEEGIHG, encoded by the coding sequence ATGATTGAGGTGAAAAACATAACCGTCGCCTATGGAAGCGACACGGTGGTGAAAAATGTCAGCTTTGCCATGAAGCCGGGAGAGGTGATCGGAATCGTGGGCGAGAGCGGAAGCGGAAAGAGCACATTGCTCAAAAGCATATTGGGGCTTTTGGACAGCCGTGCAAAGGTGCTGGGCGGTGAGATCCGCCTGAATGGCAAGAATCTGCTGGAATTCCCGCCTGCCAGGATGCGGCAGATTCGGGGAAAAGAAATAGCCATGGTATTTCAGCACCCGGAGCTTTCATTGGACCCGGTCTGGACGGTCGGAAGATCTTTTTATGAAAGTATACGCGTTCATCGGGAAATCACAAAAAAGGAAGCAAACGTGCTGGGAAGAAAATTACTTGAGGCGCTGGAACTGGGAGAGCCGGATAAGATTCTCTCTTCCTATCCCTTTGAATTGTCGGGAGGAATGTGCCAGCGGGCAGCCATCGCGATAGCCATGGCAAACCGGCCGGGAATCCTGCTGGCGGATGAACCGACCAGCGCTCTGGATGTGACCGTACAGAAACAGGTGATCGAGACGATGATGCAGATGAGGAAAGAATTCGGCGCTTCTATTTTGATCGTCTCCCATAACATAGGCGTAATCGCGAAGATGGCTGATTTTGTCGGCGTGATGAGGAGGGGGCAGATGGTAGAATGGGGAACGAAGGAAGAAGTGCTTTACTCGCCGAAGCAGGATTATACCAAAGCCCTGATCCGGGCTGTCCCGAAAATGGGCGGAGAGCTTCCGGCGGCCGAGGAGGAGGGTATCCATGGCTGA
- a CDS encoding ABC transporter ATP-binding protein: MAECILEVKDLTKRFRGRDKKGRENAEEQAAVDGVSFSIEEGECFGLIGESGSGKSTTAYMVAGLLKPDEGESLFRGHHMQMVFQDPMKAMNPRKRVIDSISEGILYHRNGLSRTEIREKALEAMDMVQLDRSFAKRYGRELSGGECQRATIARAILIRPELLVCDEVTSALDVSVQAQIMRLLDSLKNQLGLSYLFISHDIALVSSICDRVAVMYRGKIVEMGRTKDVIADSKDEYTKKLIDSVLTL, encoded by the coding sequence ATGGCTGAATGTATTCTGGAAGTAAAGGATTTGACAAAGCGTTTCCGCGGCAGGGATAAAAAGGGACGTGAGAATGCGGAAGAACAGGCGGCGGTGGACGGAGTCAGCTTTTCCATAGAAGAGGGAGAATGCTTCGGCCTGATCGGCGAGAGCGGTAGCGGGAAGTCCACGACGGCTTATATGGTGGCCGGCCTTTTAAAGCCGGATGAAGGGGAGAGCCTGTTTCGCGGCCATCATATGCAGATGGTATTTCAGGACCCCATGAAAGCCATGAATCCGAGGAAGAGAGTGATCGACAGCATCAGTGAGGGAATTCTTTATCATAGAAATGGACTTTCTAGAACCGAAATCCGGGAAAAAGCATTGGAGGCCATGGATATGGTACAGCTTGACAGGAGCTTTGCAAAACGGTACGGCCGGGAACTGTCCGGCGGGGAATGCCAGAGAGCGACCATTGCCAGGGCTATCCTGATACGGCCGGAGCTTTTGGTATGCGACGAGGTGACCAGCGCTCTGGACGTTTCCGTTCAGGCTCAGATCATGAGACTTCTGGACAGCCTGAAGAATCAGCTGGGACTGTCGTATCTGTTTATTTCCCATGACATCGCTCTGGTCAGCAGCATCTGCGACCGGGTAGCCGTGATGTACCGCGGCAAAATAGTAGAGATGGGAAGAACAAAAGACGTGATTGCAGATTCAAAGGACGAATATACAAAAAAACTGATTGATTCCGTACTGACTTTATAA
- a CDS encoding class I SAM-dependent methyltransferase, whose protein sequence is MNNKEAAIVGKRWSFCAEGYDSIIQEEFEGEQPYRWSRLLQENAPKTCGRALDIGTGPGFFAVLLSRMGWEVTGIDCAEEMVRTAAKNAAALGVKAEFYQMDNHHLNYSDNTFDYIVSRNVTWILYDPEEAFKEWLRVLKPGGRILYFDANWPYSKDKSFLEAQKRDEEAYRNQYGEPANTYRGDEETEEKFKSLLFFDKVWRPEWDERHLPDCGYCNVRVIPRVNEEVYSESKQLLYRSVPMFLVTADKPLDQ, encoded by the coding sequence ATGAATAATAAAGAGGCGGCAATCGTCGGAAAGCGCTGGAGTTTTTGCGCCGAGGGATATGATTCCATCATACAGGAAGAATTTGAAGGGGAGCAGCCTTATCGCTGGAGCAGGCTGCTGCAGGAGAATGCTCCAAAGACGTGCGGAAGAGCATTGGATATCGGGACCGGTCCCGGGTTTTTTGCGGTACTGCTCAGCCGGATGGGATGGGAGGTCACAGGCATCGACTGCGCGGAGGAGATGGTCAGGACTGCTGCCAAAAACGCCGCGGCCTTAGGCGTAAAGGCGGAATTTTATCAAATGGACAATCACCATCTGAATTACTCAGATAACACCTTTGATTATATTGTCAGCAGGAACGTTACCTGGATTCTTTATGATCCGGAGGAAGCCTTTAAAGAATGGCTTCGCGTGTTGAAGCCGGGAGGACGGATTCTTTATTTTGACGCGAATTGGCCTTATTCGAAAGATAAGTCGTTTTTGGAAGCGCAGAAGAGAGACGAAGAGGCATACAGAAATCAGTACGGGGAGCCGGCCAATACGTATCGCGGAGATGAAGAGACGGAGGAAAAATTCAAGAGTCTGCTTTTCTTTGACAAGGTATGGAGGCCGGAATGGGACGAACGCCATCTTCCGGATTGCGGATATTGCAACGTCAGAGTGATCCCAAGGGTCAATGAGGAGGTTTACAGCGAATCGAAGCAGCTTTTATATCGTTCTGTGCCGATGTTTCTGGTGACGGCGGATAAGCCGTTGGATCAGTAG
- a CDS encoding oligopeptide/dipeptide ABC transporter ATP-binding protein, whose amino-acid sequence MAAEVMEKPAHPYTELLVRCAEAFTLGREENNRKKSLPDRPELESCIGKRENGCDFYPYCKRPGEKCRSIRPELPGKVDEHCAACHFPEN is encoded by the coding sequence ATGGCAGCAGAAGTAATGGAGAAACCGGCCCACCCTTATACCGAGTTGCTTGTCCGGTGTGCGGAAGCATTTACGCTGGGGCGTGAAGAAAACAACAGAAAAAAGAGCCTGCCTGATAGACCGGAGCTGGAAAGCTGTATCGGAAAAAGAGAGAACGGCTGTGATTTCTATCCTTATTGTAAAAGACCAGGAGAAAAGTGCCGGTCGATCAGGCCGGAATTACCCGGAAAAGTGGATGAGCATTGCGCGGCGTGTCACTTTCCGGAAAATTAA
- a CDS encoding MATE family efflux transporter: MRKKSTVDLTQGVIWKQLLLFALPLLASSFIQQLYNTVDLLFVGNFIGKNASAAVGASSLLITCLVGFFSGMSVGSGVVMSQQVGARSEEGIRKTLHTAVALSFAGGILLTILGYIGAPLFLKWMNTPEEIIASAVSYVRIYFLSLTSVITYNIGSGVIRATGNSSAPMLIQLMGGITNVIMDAVFVVWFENGIDGVAWATLISQTTSAALALVYLFRQKGAYHLNFRKLKIYGTVLKEIIRVGIPAGIQSLVITLSNVFAQYHINGFNVDAIAAFTAYFKVELPIYLPIVAFGQAITIFSGQNIGAKNEERMRKGTRTCILMGIFITLIMMGIMLLFGRQAFRLFNKDEEVIAYGLRIIRISFPFYWVYVILEVLAASIRGAGKSVPPMAIILTNICIVRTLLLFVIMSFYHDVRGIALTYPITWGLTAVCMCLYYRYGKFVPHK; encoded by the coding sequence ATGAGAAAAAAGAGCACGGTAGATCTGACCCAGGGAGTCATTTGGAAACAGCTTCTATTATTTGCACTGCCCCTTCTGGCTTCCAGTTTTATTCAGCAGCTCTATAATACGGTGGATCTGCTGTTTGTGGGTAATTTTATCGGAAAAAATGCGTCGGCGGCAGTAGGGGCCAGCAGTTTGCTGATTACCTGCCTGGTGGGATTTTTCAGCGGGATGAGTGTCGGATCCGGAGTTGTAATGTCGCAGCAGGTGGGGGCAAGGAGCGAGGAAGGCATCAGAAAGACACTTCATACGGCAGTGGCCCTTAGCTTTGCGGGCGGGATTCTGCTGACGATATTAGGATATATTGGAGCGCCGCTTTTCCTGAAATGGATGAATACGCCAGAGGAAATAATAGCGTCGGCTGTTTCCTATGTCCGGATATATTTCCTGAGTTTGACGTCGGTCATCACGTATAACATCGGTTCCGGAGTCATCCGGGCCACAGGAAACTCCAGCGCGCCTATGCTGATCCAGCTGATGGGAGGAATCACTAACGTGATTATGGATGCCGTGTTTGTGGTCTGGTTTGAAAATGGGATTGACGGTGTAGCCTGGGCTACCCTGATATCTCAGACAACCTCCGCGGCTTTGGCGCTGGTATATCTGTTCAGACAAAAAGGCGCCTATCATCTTAATTTTAGAAAATTAAAGATATATGGTACGGTTTTAAAGGAAATCATACGGGTGGGAATCCCGGCGGGAATTCAGTCACTGGTCATCACCTTGTCGAATGTATTTGCCCAGTATCATATTAACGGTTTTAATGTAGATGCCATCGCGGCCTTTACCGCTTATTTTAAAGTGGAACTGCCGATTTACCTTCCAATCGTAGCGTTCGGACAGGCCATCACGATATTCTCAGGTCAGAATATCGGGGCAAAGAATGAGGAACGCATGAGAAAAGGAACAAGGACCTGTATTTTAATGGGCATTTTTATCACCTTGATCATGATGGGAATTATGCTTTTATTTGGGCGTCAGGCTTTTCGGCTTTTTAATAAAGATGAGGAAGTGATTGCATATGGACTCCGCATTATTCGAATATCGTTTCCGTTTTATTGGGTCTACGTGATTTTAGAGGTTCTTGCGGCATCCATACGGGGCGCGGGAAAGTCGGTCCCGCCGATGGCTATTATTCTGACAAATATTTGTATCGTGCGGACGCTTCTTCTCTTTGTGATTATGTCCTTTTATCATGATGTGCGCGGTATTGCCCTGACTTATCCAATCACCTGGGGGCTGACGGCAGTCTGCATGTGTCTGTATTACCGTTATGGTAAATTTGTGCCGCACAAATAG
- a CDS encoding class I SAM-dependent methyltransferase: MFGLEELRREWKHPVTDRAANTAVWDEAAESFCKHAVPKWEDNPFLQEIEKKVKLYPGMRVLDIGCGTGIYSMAMASRAKEIIGVDLSPKMIAYARKKADDAGIENVDFRCMDWPGAAEEEIEKLGKFDLVFAHMTPAVADADSFFKMLRTASAHCFLVKPVRRSDSVLDKVKLAAGVENRPDSFDKGMLYAFGILWQRGLLPELSYRKETWESERDLEDAKKWYINKIRTYNPLEYEGEAKICRLLETLQENGTVKETVNTAISTMYWNMEETVDENYDSVLQ; the protein is encoded by the coding sequence ATGTTTGGACTGGAAGAGCTCAGGAGGGAATGGAAACATCCTGTGACAGACCGTGCGGCCAATACGGCGGTATGGGACGAGGCGGCTGAGAGTTTTTGCAAACACGCGGTGCCAAAATGGGAGGACAATCCGTTTCTGCAGGAAATAGAAAAAAAAGTGAAGCTTTATCCGGGAATGAGAGTGCTGGATATTGGATGCGGGACCGGAATTTATTCCATGGCTATGGCTTCCCGCGCTAAGGAGATAATCGGCGTGGATCTGTCTCCCAAGATGATTGCATATGCGCGGAAAAAAGCGGATGATGCCGGAATAGAGAATGTGGATTTCCGCTGTATGGACTGGCCGGGCGCCGCTGAAGAGGAAATAGAAAAGCTGGGGAAATTTGATCTGGTATTTGCTCATATGACTCCGGCCGTTGCGGATGCTGACAGTTTTTTTAAAATGCTGCGGACCGCGTCTGCCCATTGTTTTCTCGTAAAACCGGTCAGAAGAAGTGATTCAGTGCTGGATAAAGTAAAGCTGGCAGCAGGAGTAGAAAACCGGCCGGACAGTTTTGATAAAGGGATGCTATACGCTTTTGGGATCCTCTGGCAGCGGGGACTTTTGCCGGAGCTGTCCTACAGAAAAGAAACATGGGAATCAGAGCGAGATCTGGAGGACGCAAAGAAGTGGTATATAAATAAAATACGGACCTACAATCCTCTGGAGTATGAAGGGGAGGCAAAAATCTGCCGGCTTCTAGAAACACTTCAGGAGAATGGGACAGTAAAAGAAACGGTGAATACGGCTATCAGTACCATGTACTGGAATATGGAGGAAACGGTAGATGAAAATTACGATTCTGTATTACAGTGA
- a CDS encoding flavodoxin family protein: MKITILYYSETGNTEKMAMFVKEGILSQAPEAEVELMNLKDEDSMNVEFLNASEAVVFGTPCYVANLCWQMKKFFDTRWDCKLADKLAACFATANCMWGGADIAIQTVLQHAMTRGMFSYASGAGNGRPFIHLGPIALRDELEEKADLFRIFGRRVAEKTEKYFVKH; the protein is encoded by the coding sequence ATGAAAATTACGATTCTGTATTACAGTGAGACCGGAAACACGGAAAAAATGGCGATGTTTGTAAAAGAGGGAATCCTTTCCCAGGCCCCCGAGGCGGAAGTGGAACTTATGAATCTTAAGGATGAGGATTCGATGAATGTGGAATTTCTGAACGCCAGTGAGGCCGTCGTATTTGGGACCCCCTGCTATGTGGCAAATCTTTGCTGGCAGATGAAGAAATTTTTTGATACTCGCTGGGACTGCAAGCTGGCCGACAAGCTGGCGGCCTGTTTTGCCACGGCCAATTGTATGTGGGGAGGGGCGGACATAGCGATTCAGACGGTACTTCAGCATGCCATGACAAGAGGAATGTTTTCCTATGCGTCCGGCGCCGGAAACGGACGGCCTTTTATTCATCTCGGCCCCATAGCTCTGAGGGATGAGCTGGAGGAAAAGGCAGACTTGTTCCGGATTTTCGGCAGACGGGTGGCGGAGAAAACAGAGAAATACTTTGTGAAACATTAG
- a CDS encoding FmdE family protein, translating into MEQDKWRKCVEFHGHECPGLAIGFRVGLYALEWFGGIERAEDEELVCVTENDACGVDAVQVLTGCTMGKGNLLYRGTGKMAFSFFLRKTGKGVRVVLKPGKSGTSREERQREILENPFEELFWVKEPGFSLPDAARIFADETCEICGEASPDYKMHLQGGKKVCVDCFQDYSRGW; encoded by the coding sequence ATGGAACAGGATAAGTGGAGAAAATGCGTGGAATTCCACGGACATGAATGCCCCGGGCTGGCAATTGGATTTCGTGTCGGTCTCTATGCGCTGGAATGGTTCGGCGGCATTGAGAGGGCGGAGGATGAGGAACTTGTATGCGTAACGGAAAATGACGCCTGCGGCGTGGATGCGGTACAGGTCCTGACCGGATGTACCATGGGAAAGGGGAATCTCCTGTACCGAGGGACAGGGAAAATGGCTTTTTCATTTTTTCTGAGGAAGACCGGGAAGGGCGTGAGAGTAGTCCTGAAGCCCGGAAAAAGTGGGACCAGCAGAGAAGAGAGGCAGAGAGAAATTTTGGAGAATCCTTTTGAAGAACTTTTCTGGGTAAAAGAGCCGGGATTTTCCCTTCCGGATGCCGCAAGGATCTTCGCGGATGAGACCTGTGAAATATGCGGAGAGGCTTCTCCAGATTATAAGATGCATCTGCAGGGCGGGAAAAAAGTCTGTGTGGATTGCTTTCAGGATTATTCAAGGGGCTGGTGA
- a CDS encoding FecCD family ABC transporter permease, with protein sequence MSGREETIREQKEQISGYHRHIRRKWIILAALSVVTLLLMVVCVNAGAADMKLGQVFRAILGRGEEKDWIVVWRIRMPRVIAAVVAGSGLSIAGCVMQNALKNPLASPSTLGISNAATFGANLAIIGLNAGTVMHTAGDEVVINNPYLVTICAFVCSMAAALAILGLARTRGFVPESIVLAGVALGAMFTAGTTILQYFGTDIKVAAAVFWTFGDLGRASWKEVAILAVIVGCSVVYFFFKRWDYNALANGEETAKSLGVNTERTRFWGLLAASLITAVAVSFLGMIGYIGLVGPQIMRRILGADHRFLIPASALAGAIILLAADTLARTVISPVVLPVGALTSLLGGPMFLYLLLKGRKRSV encoded by the coding sequence ATGTCCGGCAGAGAAGAAACGATTCGAGAACAGAAAGAACAAATCAGCGGATATCATCGCCATATTCGGAGGAAATGGATCATACTGGCGGCGCTCTCCGTTGTTACACTGCTTTTAATGGTGGTCTGCGTGAACGCGGGGGCCGCTGATATGAAATTGGGGCAGGTCTTCCGTGCGATTTTGGGGCGGGGAGAAGAAAAAGACTGGATCGTTGTCTGGCGTATCCGTATGCCTCGGGTAATAGCCGCGGTGGTGGCGGGATCCGGACTATCCATTGCAGGCTGTGTAATGCAGAACGCTCTGAAGAATCCGCTGGCTTCTCCTTCCACTCTGGGAATCAGCAATGCGGCGACTTTCGGGGCGAATCTTGCAATCATAGGATTGAATGCCGGGACGGTCATGCATACGGCGGGAGATGAGGTGGTGATCAATAATCCTTATCTGGTCACCATCTGTGCATTTGTATGCTCTATGGCTGCCGCTCTGGCCATCCTCGGCCTGGCCCGGACGAGAGGGTTTGTGCCGGAGTCTATCGTTCTGGCCGGTGTGGCGCTTGGAGCCATGTTTACGGCTGGGACCACGATTCTGCAGTATTTTGGCACGGATATTAAAGTGGCGGCGGCTGTGTTCTGGACTTTTGGAGACCTCGGACGGGCTTCCTGGAAAGAAGTCGCCATATTGGCGGTGATCGTCGGATGTTCAGTCGTCTATTTCTTTTTCAAGAGGTGGGACTACAACGCGCTGGCAAATGGAGAAGAAACGGCTAAAAGCCTGGGAGTGAATACGGAACGAACCAGGTTCTGGGGACTGCTGGCCGCATCTTTGATCACAGCTGTGGCAGTTTCTTTTCTTGGAATGATAGGATACATCGGGTTGGTCGGCCCGCAGATCATGAGGAGGATCCTGGGGGCCGATCACCGGTTCCTGATTCCGGCGTCTGCATTGGCCGGCGCAATCATTCTGCTTGCGGCCGATACGCTGGCCAGGACGGTTATTTCACCGGTGGTTCTGCCGGTGGGAGCGCTGACATCTCTTCTCGGAGGGCCGATGTTCCTGTATCTGCTGCTAAAAGGGAGGAAACGTTCAGTATGA
- a CDS encoding ABC transporter ATP-binding protein produces MNLTVNGLSFHYPGNEVLKDVTFSVEKGDRVAILGTNGVGKSTLLKCLNRILKRDGGSVLVDGADVNAMSRERLARKIGYVSQSCRFSETTVYDAVLLGRKPYIKWEVSEKDLLMVQNILKQLSMEAYALRPVTELSGGEMQKVSIARALAQEPQVLLFDEPTSSLDLKNQIEVINLIQKIVKEKHISAVATMHDLNLAARFANKFLMVADGRIYASGGPEILTEENIHAVYGVRTSVEMRNGMPLIIPL; encoded by the coding sequence ATGAATTTGACAGTAAACGGGCTTTCTTTCCACTATCCGGGAAATGAGGTCCTGAAAGATGTGACATTTTCCGTAGAGAAGGGTGACCGGGTGGCCATACTGGGAACAAATGGCGTAGGAAAATCAACACTTTTAAAATGTCTGAACAGGATATTGAAAAGGGACGGAGGAAGTGTGCTGGTGGATGGCGCGGATGTAAATGCCATGTCCCGGGAAAGATTGGCCAGGAAGATAGGATATGTTTCCCAGAGCTGCCGCTTCTCAGAGACGACGGTTTATGACGCGGTTTTACTTGGAAGAAAACCCTATATTAAATGGGAAGTATCAGAAAAGGATCTGCTCATGGTTCAGAATATCTTAAAGCAGCTGTCCATGGAAGCATATGCCCTGCGCCCGGTCACAGAGCTTTCCGGCGGGGAGATGCAGAAAGTTTCCATAGCCAGGGCCCTGGCGCAGGAGCCGCAGGTACTTTTGTTTGATGAACCGACCAGCAGTCTGGATTTGAAGAACCAGATTGAAGTGATTAACCTGATACAGAAGATAGTAAAAGAAAAGCATATTTCTGCGGTGGCGACAATGCACGATCTGAACCTTGCAGCCAGATTTGCCAATAAATTTTTGATGGTTGCCGACGGAAGGATATATGCTTCAGGAGGGCCTGAGATTCTGACAGAGGAGAATATCCATGCGGTCTACGGAGTCCGGACATCGGTGGAGATGAGAAACGGTATGCCATTGATCATACCCTTATGA